From the Natrinema amylolyticum genome, the window GAGCGGCTGGAGAATATCGTGTTCGACTCGCCCGTCGCTCCAGGACTGGGGCGAGTATCGAAAGCGAAGCGGCCGTGCCACGATCAGTTCTACGCCGCGAGGGTGCATATATCGTTCGTTGTCAGCCAGCGGACGAATCCGCCGCTTGACCGGAACGATAAGTAAACCGCTCTGCCGACCGGACTACGTTTCACGCGACTGGAGGTGTGATGGACCGTTACATTAATAATCGCCAGCGTCCTATCATGTTCATACTTACCATGTCAATGGGTGCCTATGACGAAGACGAACACGAGCGCCGCGAAAAGCAGGCCTCGAGGGTCGACGCCGACTTCGACGACGAGCGGACGATCTACCACGGCGAGGTCGAGTACGATTCCGGCGATTCCGCCGAGGAGCTCCTGGACAAGTTCGAACAGATCAAGTCGGACTAGGGCCGGCTGACTCGCGTTCTCCTCCTCCCTTCCGATGGTCTCGCCCGCGAGTCCATCGCACAGTCCGCTCACCTCCGGAACCGCGCTGCCGCGTCAATCGAGGGCGTCCCAGCCCGGCGTTTCGGGCGCGCCGCGGTCCGTTTCGACGGCGTCGGCGACGGCCGGTGACGGGACCGTCTCGTCGGCCTCCTGGTAGCGGCGGTGCCAGTCGCGGATCGCCGGACCGACCCACGACTCCTCGTCCGCGGACTCGGATTCGGCGGCCGCTCCCTCGAGCGCCCGCGCTTTCGCCCGCTCGTAGTGGTGATCGGAGATCGCCAGCGTGCCGGGGCTCGAGGCGGCGGCGACCGCGACGGGCTCGGCGCGATCCCGTCTGGTGAGTTCGCCCGCGGCGGCCCGTTCGACGATCCCCTCGAGATCGGCCGGCCGGGGATGACAGAAGAGCTTCGCACCGATCGCCTCCGTCCCGAGCAATAGTCCGTCCGGATCGTCGTGATCGGCCGCGAGCAGGCGCTCGCCGCCGAACGCCGCTTCGACGCGCTCGCACTCGGTCTCCTGCTCGAGCGCGAGGTTGTGTTCCGGATACGCGCCGCACTCGTCGGGGTAGAGTTCGCTCTCGTGGATCCGACACTGCAGTGTCGTCGGGTCGAGAAAGACGCAGGTCGGCAGCCACGTCGGGTCCTCGCGACCGAACGGGGCCACCGGTTTCGGCGGCTTCCGGAGGCCGACGAAAAAGGCGGGGCGACCCGCGACGGCCGCGACGGTGTGGCCGTCGATTTCGACGCCCTCTCCCTCGCGCTCTCGCGGAGCGTCTCCGCTCGCGGCCGCGGAGCGCTCTCCTCGTTCGCCTTCTGCACCGCTCGAGGAGTCCCCGGTGCGTGACTCCGCGCCGTCGCGGGCATACCAGAACCGCGGCGTCAGGGCCGCGGCCATTCCCGCCTCGAGGAACGCCCGCACCTCGTCGCGGGTCAGCGGGACGAAGGTGGCGTCGTCGTCGAGGGGCTCTCGCCGGGCTCCCCGCTCGGTGCCGGTCCCGTCGAACGGATCGCGCGGTCGCTGGCGTCGACGGTCGGCGTCGCGCTCGGTTCCGCCCCCGCCGTCGTCTCGAGCGGCGGCCGCCGCCTCGTCCTCGAGCAGTGCTCGCCAGTTCATACAACAGCCGGCACAGCCCTCGCAGTTCACCTCCATGGGTGACGGTATGTCACTGTGCCCCATAACCGCTGTGCGGGGTATCGCCGTCCGCCGCCGCGAGCGGCGCGTCCGGTCTCCCGGGAGAACGACTTTGACCGTCGGGCACCCACGTTCACGTATGTCGAAGGATTCCTGTGACGGCTGCGGCCGAACGGTCACCGTGTCGGGCGGGATCGCCAACCTCTGGTCGTTCGGCACCGACGCCGGCACCGTCGGGACCGCGATGACGCTGGAGCTTGAGGACGGGACCTCGCATCTGCTGTGTTATCCGTGTATCGAGGCCGTTCCCGATCATCCGACCGCCGAAGACATCGAGCGGTTAGAGCAGGTCGACGACGAGACCTCGCGACTCAGCGCGCTGTAGCGCGACGCGGGGCCCCACACCGGTGGCTGTGGCGGATCGCCCACCGAAAAATGGCGGAGTTGGGAATGGAGGCGAAAGTGGCGGTACCGGCGTACCGCCCCATGACAAGCACAAGCACACAACCCGATCCGCGGCCATAACCGCGGACCGACCGCGACCGCGAGCGGAAGGGGTGGGATTCGAACGCCACGGGGCGAAATGCCGCCGCGGAACCAGATGGCACCGCGGTGCTCTACCGCTGAGCGACCCTTCCGCAGGTCAACCCGACGGCGGATTTCGTATTTGTAATCGGCCGGCTACCCGCCGGGCCGGCGGTCGCTATCGATCCGTAGGGGACCGATACCGGCCGGTAGCTACCCGTTTCGTCCTCGTTCGAACGGCACCGGTCTCCGGTCGCTCTTCACCTCGAGCGACGGTCCGCAGCCTTTAGGACGCGGCCGCGCCCTGCATCGAACGGTGAATACCGAGCGGATCTTCGAGGAGTTTCCCGCACCGAGTTACCGCGGAACCCAGGAGCAGGCCCTCCGCGACGTTCGCGACGCCTTCGCGGCCGGCAACGACGTCGTGCTCGTGCGCGCGCCGACGGGCAGCGGCAAGTCCCTGCTCGCCCGCGCCATCGCCGGCTGTGCTCGACGTGCGGACGAGGGCGATCCCAGCGACGCGACGGGCGCGTACTACACGACGCCGCAGGTCTCCCAGTTAGACGACGTGGCGGCCGACGACCTGCTGGCGGATCTCAACGTCATCCGCGGGAAGTCGAACTACACCTGCATCCTGCCGGAGGAACGCGAGACGCCGGTCAATCAGGCACCCTGCGTGCGAGAGCGGGGATACGACTGTTCCGTCAAACACCGGTGTCCGTACTTCTCGGACCGCGCGATCGCGTCGAACCGCGAAATCGCGGCGATGACGCTCGCCTATTTTATGCAGACCGCCGGCAGCGAGGTCTTCCGCCAGCGCGACGTCGTGGTCGTCGACGAAGCGCACGGCCTCGCCGAGTGGGCGGAGATGTACGCGACGATTCAACTGGGGCCGCGAACCGTGCCGTTCTGGGACGATTTACGCGTTCCCGAGGTCGACGACGTTGAGCGCGCCGTTCGCTACGCCGAGAGCCTCGCACAGACGTGTACGCGCCGCAAGGACGACCTGCTCGCACAGGACTCGCTTTCCCCCGCCGACGTGCGCGAACGCGACCGCTTGCAGGAGCTCATCGGCGAACTCGAGTGGTTCGTCTCGGACTACCGCGACCCGCAGAGCCCGACCACGTGGCTGGTCGATCAGTCCGAACTGCGGTCCCGCGACGCCGGCGACGCTGGAGACGACGGCGACGACGACCCGCAGGGCGGTCCGCTGACGATCAAGCCGATGAATCCCGAGAAGTATCTCCAGCACACCGTCTGGGACCGGGGCAACAAGTTCGCGCTCCTCTCGGCGACGATCCTCAACAAGGACGCGTTCTGCCGACAGGTCGGGC encodes:
- a CDS encoding DUF7561 family protein, with the translated sequence MSKDSCDGCGRTVTVSGGIANLWSFGTDAGTVGTAMTLELEDGTSHLLCYPCIEAVPDHPTAEDIERLEQVDDETSRLSAL
- a CDS encoding DUF5786 family protein; the encoded protein is MSMGAYDEDEHERREKQASRVDADFDDERTIYHGEVEYDSGDSAEELLDKFEQIKSD
- a CDS encoding YkgJ family cysteine cluster protein, producing the protein MEVNCEGCAGCCMNWRALLEDEAAAAARDDGGGGTERDADRRRQRPRDPFDGTGTERGARREPLDDDATFVPLTRDEVRAFLEAGMAAALTPRFWYARDGAESRTGDSSSGAEGERGERSAAASGDAPREREGEGVEIDGHTVAAVAGRPAFFVGLRKPPKPVAPFGREDPTWLPTCVFLDPTTLQCRIHESELYPDECGAYPEHNLALEQETECERVEAAFGGERLLAADHDDPDGLLLGTEAIGAKLFCHPRPADLEGIVERAAAGELTRRDRAEPVAVAAASSPGTLAISDHHYERAKARALEGAAAESESADEESWVGPAIRDWHRRYQEADETVPSPAVADAVETDRGAPETPGWDALD
- a CDS encoding helicase C-terminal domain-containing protein; its protein translation is MNTERIFEEFPAPSYRGTQEQALRDVRDAFAAGNDVVLVRAPTGSGKSLLARAIAGCARRADEGDPSDATGAYYTTPQVSQLDDVAADDLLADLNVIRGKSNYTCILPEERETPVNQAPCVRERGYDCSVKHRCPYFSDRAIASNREIAAMTLAYFMQTAGSEVFRQRDVVVVDEAHGLAEWAEMYATIQLGPRTVPFWDDLRVPEVDDVERAVRYAESLAQTCTRRKDDLLAQDSLSPADVRERDRLQELIGELEWFVSDYRDPQSPTTWLVDQSELRSRDAGDAGDDGDDDPQGGPLTIKPMNPEKYLQHTVWDRGNKFALLSATILNKDAFCRQVGLDPADVALVDVEHTFPVENRPLYDVTQGKMTYDERGETTPKIARTIVRLMQHHPDEKGLIHAHSYDIQDRLADLLEDFGVGDRVRTHDRDGRDAALEAWKAGDDPDVFLSVKMEEALDLKGDLCRWQVICKAPFLNTSDSRVAHRLEEGQWAWYYRTTLRTVIQACGRVVRAPDDYGATYLADSSLLDCFDRARTDMPDWFEAQVDRMSRPDLPAFEPRAALGGRSSESGGRSGTRSKSGSSRRGRAGEAESNDGGRTDRSSSRSRRSGGSSRSSPLADVWDTDE